The following coding sequences are from one Ornithorhynchus anatinus isolate Pmale09 chromosome 11, mOrnAna1.pri.v4, whole genome shotgun sequence window:
- the LOC100080393 gene encoding plasmolipin, which yields MSEFPSKVSTQTSTPAPGTPRSTLPGLRALRPDLRFLRSSLAALMLLEMVLGLLVWALVADTPYHPYPAYGWVMFVAVTLWLATIILFVLYFLQLHVKLYMVPWPLVLLIFNVSAAILYITGFITCSASVQSTSHRGSLSYNKRAAASFFACLVMIAYGASAFFSFQTWKGIGSNAATSQMTGTNYA from the exons ATGTCCGAGTTCCCGTCCAAAGTCAGCACCCAGACCAGCACCCCGGCTCCGGGGACCCCCCGCTCCACCCTCCCCGGGCTGCGCGCCCTCCGCCCCGACCTGCGCTTCCTCCGCTCTTCGCTGGCCGCCCTCATGCTCCTGGAAATG GTGCTGGGATTGCTGGTTTGGGCCCTCGTTGCTGACACCCCATACCATCCCTACCCGGCTTATGGCTGGGTGATGTTTGTGGCTGTTACCCTCTGGCTGGCAACAATCATCCTGTTCGTCCTCTATTTCCTGCAGCTGCACGTGAAACTTTACATGGTTCCCTGGCCTCTGGTG CTGCTGATTTTTAATGTGTCTGCTGCCATCCTGTACATCACTGGCTTCATAACTTGTTCCGCGTCAGTCCAAAGCACATCCCACCGTGGCTCTCTGTCCTACAACAAAAGGGCCGCGGCCTCG tTCTTTGCCTGTCTGGTGATGATTGCCTATGGGGCAAGTGCTTTCTTCAGCTTCCAGACCTGGAAAGGAATTGGCAGCAATGCAGCGACCAGTCAGATGACTGGCACTAACTATGCTTAA